A genomic stretch from Chitinophaga lutea includes:
- a CDS encoding L,D-transpeptidase family protein → MIVLLPLFAFEHNYNDLYTVRLNPARIDADKVFLLIDKSDYRMYLYEDVTLIKIYKVVFGNRDVSDKFIQGDRRTPNGTFRILSKRYDNRWSRFLHLDYPNEESYQRFHERQASGLIRKGADIGGGIGIHGVEYASGIRDNYVDQRINWTLGCISLKNGDVNELYEVVKVGTPVVIRP, encoded by the coding sequence TTGATCGTCTTATTACCGCTTTTTGCATTTGAGCACAACTACAACGATCTGTACACCGTCAGGCTGAACCCGGCCAGGATTGATGCGGACAAAGTGTTTCTGCTGATAGATAAAAGCGATTACCGGATGTATCTTTATGAAGATGTGACGCTTATAAAGATATACAAAGTCGTATTCGGTAACCGCGACGTTTCAGACAAATTTATACAGGGCGACCGCCGCACCCCCAACGGTACCTTCCGCATTTTATCCAAACGCTACGATAACCGCTGGAGCCGTTTTCTGCACCTCGACTACCCCAACGAAGAATCTTACCAGCGGTTTCACGAGCGCCAGGCAAGCGGCCTTATCCGCAAAGGCGCCGACATCGGCGGCGGCATCGGCATCCACGGCGTGGAATATGCTTCCGGCATCCGCGATAACTATGTAGACCAGCGCATCAACTGGACGCTCGGCTGCATCAGCCTGAAAAACGGGGATGTGAACGAGCTGTACGAAGTGGTGAAAGTGGGAACCCCTGTTGTGATCCGTCCCTGA